Proteins encoded within one genomic window of Companilactobacillus zhachilii:
- a CDS encoding Na+/H+ antiporter NhaC family protein: MKETKKGSIKGLLPLIIFLILYALTGVISGKFDSMPLLVGMILASMVAFGIAPPKGTKKLSFSEKVMTFCRGGGEPTLIMMVVIFILAGAFQGVASKMHAVSSVTNLGLSILPANMILPGIFIIGCILSFAMGTSMGTITALMPVAVDVAAKTGVNPALMAGIVVGGAMFGDNLSFISATAIASVQTQGVEQREKFKLNIITYLPAIVINIILLAIYPIKTVVLTGSYSWNLVDLIPYILVIVLSLVGLNVMPIMIIGVASGIVIGVIHGDFSLIGSMQYVQSGMASMEDIAIISVIVGGLVELMKYLGGIQWLMDTLGKQTKSKHGAEFSIGALVTLLCVATTNNTIAIITVGPLATEIGWKFKLSRARVSTLLSMFATHVQGLIPYAGQLLVAGGMAKISPVAIVPWVWYCYLTLIMSLLFVFLDFPKVKVTSENGYDHFEEDLVE; this comes from the coding sequence ATGAAAGAAACAAAAAAGGGTAGTATCAAGGGATTACTACCACTGATTATATTTTTAATTTTGTATGCTTTAACTGGTGTTATCTCAGGAAAGTTTGATAGTATGCCCTTGCTAGTAGGGATGATTTTAGCTTCGATGGTTGCCTTTGGAATTGCTCCTCCAAAAGGAACTAAGAAGTTATCATTTTCAGAAAAAGTTATGACCTTTTGCAGAGGTGGTGGAGAACCAACCTTAATCATGATGGTGGTTATTTTTATCCTAGCGGGAGCTTTCCAAGGTGTAGCTTCAAAAATGCATGCCGTCTCGTCAGTAACCAATTTAGGGCTGAGTATTTTACCAGCAAATATGATTTTGCCAGGAATTTTCATTATCGGTTGTATCTTAAGTTTTGCGATGGGGACTTCCATGGGAACAATCACTGCACTGATGCCGGTTGCCGTTGATGTGGCTGCTAAAACAGGAGTTAACCCAGCGCTGATGGCAGGAATCGTTGTTGGTGGAGCTATGTTTGGTGACAATCTATCGTTCATTTCTGCGACGGCGATTGCTTCTGTTCAGACGCAAGGTGTTGAACAACGAGAGAAATTCAAATTGAATATTATTACATATTTGCCAGCTATTGTTATTAACATTATTTTATTGGCAATATATCCAATCAAAACGGTTGTTTTAACTGGTTCTTATAGTTGGAATTTGGTTGATTTAATACCTTATATTCTAGTCATTGTTCTGTCGTTAGTAGGTTTAAATGTTATGCCAATTATGATTATTGGTGTGGCGTCCGGAATCGTGATTGGTGTGATCCATGGTGATTTTAGTTTGATTGGTTCAATGCAATATGTTCAAAGTGGGATGGCTAGTATGGAAGATATTGCCATCATTTCCGTAATCGTTGGCGGCTTGGTTGAGTTGATGAAATATCTCGGTGGAATTCAGTGGCTGATGGATACGTTGGGCAAGCAGACTAAGTCAAAACATGGTGCTGAATTTTCGATTGGAGCGCTGGTGACATTGTTGTGTGTTGCAACAACTAATAATACAATTGCCATTATTACGGTAGGCCCATTGGCTACAGAAATTGGTTGGAAATTTAAACTATCTCGGGCTCGTGTTTCAACTTTGTTGTCGATGTTTGCGACCCATGTTCAAGGCTTGATACCTTATGCTGGACAGTTATTAGTTGCCGGAGGAATGGCCAAAATTTCTCCCGTTGCGATTGTGCCCTGGGTTTGGTACTGCTACTTAACGTTAATTATGAGTTTATTGTTTGTCTTCTTAGATTTTCCGAAAGTAAAAGTTACGTCGGAAAATGGTTATGATCACTTTGAGGAAGATTTAGTAGAGTAG
- a CDS encoding MazG nucleotide pyrophosphohydrolase domain-containing protein: MSNLKDHQAWLKEFYEGRGWYQYPTFIHLNFVTEEVGELSRAVRTLEIGRDHPGEAKKTHEELMDNLEEELADVLDQVLMISSKYDVNPETLLKRSEVKLTKRFKPLEKSVTSSSKI; this comes from the coding sequence ATGTCTAATTTAAAAGATCACCAAGCATGGCTTAAAGAATTCTACGAAGGTCGCGGTTGGTATCAATATCCAACATTTATTCATTTAAATTTTGTGACCGAAGAGGTTGGAGAATTGTCTCGAGCAGTGCGTACTCTAGAAATTGGACGTGACCATCCCGGTGAAGCTAAAAAGACCCATGAAGAATTAATGGATAATTTAGAAGAAGAATTAGCTGACGTTTTAGATCAAGTTTTGATGATCAGTAGTAAGTATGATGTTAATCCTGAAACGTTATTAAAACGTAGTGAAGTTAAATTGACGAAAAGATTTAAGCCTCTGGAAAAAAGTGTTACTTCTAGTTCAAAGATTTAG
- a CDS encoding alpha/beta fold hydrolase — translation MEKILSTSEGSVNTNLIGPVDSDSIIVLVPGINGSIEYFNEMIPYLKSKYQTIVALDLLGQGKSSNSKNDQYTIDSEAWNLLEAMARLKISRKLVIFGYGVGGLIAVNMAEMRGFTINKLILLNTPANDNYADMDAHSAVASIPLLGKLAKSPVKASMYFEKNFDRNSLKNPKVVDEAANSVDRKTARKLQKMSVDYLSEKALNKRLRSFKIPTLALFSDGDQVLTENGVKDAKATIGRVPDLQIEDIKGAGHLAMMEKPEEIAQKIIKFDETTVKDEEAPENS, via the coding sequence TTGGAAAAAATATTATCTACATCTGAGGGTAGTGTAAATACAAATCTAATCGGTCCCGTTGACAGCGACAGTATTATTGTCCTGGTACCCGGAATCAATGGTTCAATTGAGTATTTCAATGAAATGATTCCCTATTTAAAGAGTAAGTACCAAACAATCGTTGCGCTTGATCTTCTTGGTCAAGGCAAATCATCTAATTCCAAGAATGATCAATATACAATTGATTCAGAAGCATGGAATTTATTAGAAGCGATGGCGCGTTTAAAAATATCTCGTAAGTTAGTTATTTTTGGATACGGTGTTGGTGGTTTGATTGCCGTAAATATGGCAGAAATGCGTGGATTCACTATTAATAAGTTGATCCTATTAAATACACCCGCTAATGATAACTACGCTGATATGGACGCTCATTCGGCTGTCGCAAGTATTCCATTGCTAGGCAAATTGGCTAAGTCACCAGTTAAAGCTAGCATGTACTTTGAGAAGAACTTTGATCGTAATAGTTTGAAGAACCCCAAGGTAGTTGATGAAGCCGCTAATAGTGTCGACAGAAAGACTGCTAGAAAACTACAAAAGATGTCAGTTGATTACTTGTCAGAGAAAGCCTTAAACAAGCGTCTACGTTCATTTAAGATTCCTACCTTGGCCTTGTTTAGTGATGGTGATCAAGTCCTAACAGAAAACGGCGTTAAGGATGCTAAAGCAACTATCGGACGTGTACCGGACTTGCAGATTGAAGACATCAAAGGCGCTGGTCACTTGGCTATGATGGAAAAACCTGAGGAAATCGCCCAAAAGATTATTAAGTTTGATGAAACAACAGTTAAAGATGAAGAAGCACCTGAAAATAGTTAA
- a CDS encoding glucosamine-6-phosphate deaminase has translation MKIIKVKDTQMGGKEAFKLVKADIENGAKVLGLATGSSPITLYNEMTSSDLDFSNMTSVNLDEYVGLKADNDQSYHYFMKEHLFSKKPFKNSYVPDGSNPDAAAATSAYDKIIEENPIDLQILGIGRNGHIGFNEPGSPFDGKTRKVGLTESTIEANTRFFEDEKDVPRFAYSMGIGSIMKAKKIILLAYGENKADAIAATVDGPVTEDCPASALQNHPDVTLIVDDAAASKLK, from the coding sequence ATGAAGATAATTAAAGTTAAAGATACACAAATGGGTGGTAAGGAAGCCTTCAAGCTTGTTAAAGCTGATATCGAAAACGGTGCTAAAGTTCTTGGTTTAGCTACTGGTAGTAGCCCAATCACACTTTACAACGAAATGACAAGTAGCGACCTTGACTTCTCAAACATGACTTCAGTTAACTTGGACGAATATGTTGGATTAAAAGCTGACAATGACCAAAGTTACCACTACTTCATGAAAGAACACCTATTCAGTAAGAAACCTTTCAAGAATTCATACGTTCCCGATGGTTCAAATCCTGACGCAGCTGCTGCTACATCAGCTTACGACAAGATTATTGAAGAAAATCCTATCGACCTTCAAATCCTTGGTATCGGTAGAAATGGTCACATTGGTTTTAACGAACCAGGCTCACCTTTCGATGGCAAGACAAGAAAAGTTGGTTTGACAGAATCAACAATCGAAGCTAACACACGTTTCTTCGAAGACGAAAAAGACGTTCCTCGCTTTGCTTATTCAATGGGTATCGGCTCAATTATGAAGGCTAAGAAGATCATCCTTCTAGCTTACGGTGAAAACAAAGCTGATGCTATTGCTGCTACTGTTGACGGTCCTGTTACAGAAGACTGCCCAGCAAGTGCATTGCAAAACCATCCTGATGTAACGCTTATCGTTGATGACGCTGCTGCATCAAAATTAAAATAA
- a CDS encoding cysteine hydrolase family protein → MSSQALLIIDYTNDFVAEKGALTCGKPGQEIESEIIYLAEKMHKNGDWVFLPTDVHKPNDPYHPETKLFPSHNVRGTWGRELYGGLKEWFDANNDDEKVKLFDKTRYSAFAGTDLDIRLRERKIDTLHLVGVCTDICVLHTAVDAYNLNYHIVVHEQGVASFNQAGHAWALDHFQNSLGAEIVSAI, encoded by the coding sequence ATGTCTTCACAAGCGTTACTAATTATTGATTATACGAATGATTTTGTTGCTGAAAAGGGTGCCTTAACTTGCGGTAAGCCTGGTCAGGAGATTGAATCTGAAATCATTTATTTGGCTGAAAAGATGCATAAGAATGGTGATTGGGTCTTTTTGCCAACTGATGTACACAAGCCCAACGACCCATATCATCCGGAAACAAAACTTTTTCCGAGCCACAATGTTCGTGGTACTTGGGGGCGTGAATTGTACGGTGGTTTAAAGGAATGGTTTGATGCTAACAATGATGATGAAAAGGTTAAGTTGTTCGATAAAACCCGGTACAGTGCCTTTGCAGGAACTGATTTGGATATTCGCTTACGTGAACGCAAAATAGACACCTTACATTTAGTCGGTGTCTGTACTGATATTTGCGTGCTACATACAGCGGTGGATGCTTATAATTTGAATTATCACATTGTTGTTCATGAACAAGGCGTAGCATCATTTAATCAAGCTGGTCATGCTTGGGCGTTGGATCACTTTCAAAATAGCTTAGGAGCTGAGATAGTCTCCGCTATTTAA